From one Bradyrhizobium sp. Ash2021 genomic stretch:
- a CDS encoding SDR family oxidoreductase — protein MAEAANKIAIVTGAGTGVGRAASLALMNAGFTVVLAGRRLEMLEETKKLGDNVGKSLCVSADMTNPGSIAALFAKVMDTYGRLDVLFNNAGMGAPPVNFEDLSLEQWQAVVNTNLTGPFLCTQHAFRIMKDQTPRGGRIINNGSISAHAPRPFSAAYTSTKHAITGLTKASNLDGRMYDIAVGQVDIGNAATPMTDRMVAGPGVMQPDGTMKQEPRMDAKAVGDAVAYMAGLPLDANVLFMTVMASKMPFVGRG, from the coding sequence ATGGCCGAGGCAGCAAACAAGATCGCAATCGTCACCGGTGCAGGCACCGGCGTCGGGCGCGCGGCATCGCTGGCGCTGATGAATGCGGGCTTCACCGTGGTGCTCGCCGGGCGCCGCCTGGAGATGCTGGAAGAGACCAAAAAGCTCGGCGACAATGTCGGCAAGAGCCTCTGCGTGTCCGCCGACATGACCAATCCCGGCTCGATCGCGGCGCTGTTCGCCAAGGTGATGGACACCTATGGCCGGCTCGACGTTCTGTTCAACAATGCCGGCATGGGCGCGCCGCCGGTGAACTTCGAGGATCTCAGCCTCGAACAGTGGCAGGCCGTGGTGAACACCAATCTCACCGGCCCGTTCCTGTGCACCCAGCACGCCTTCCGCATCATGAAGGACCAGACCCCGCGCGGCGGCCGCATCATCAACAACGGCTCGATCTCGGCACACGCGCCGCGGCCGTTCTCCGCGGCCTATACCTCGACCAAGCACGCCATCACTGGTCTCACCAAGGCCAGTAACCTCGACGGCCGCATGTATGACATCGCGGTCGGCCAGGTCGATATCGGCAATGCCGCAACGCCGATGACCGACCGCATGGTCGCCGGCCCCGGCGTGATGCAACCGGATGGCACGATGAAACAAGAGCCGCGCATGGATGCGAAAGCCGTCGGCGACGCCGTCGCCTACATGGCCGGCCTGCCGCTCGACGCCAACGTGCTGTTCATGACGGTCATGGCGAGCAAGATGCCGTTCGTCGGACGGGGCTGA
- a CDS encoding proteasome-type protease has product MTYCCGILVRDGLVMIADTRTNAGLDNVSTFRKLHIFSKPGERIMAIASAGNLAISQSVLSTLTEGLEDPHTGEIETLMNAPTMFQAAQRIGRAIRNVHATEGDALKSEDVSFDVSFLFGGQIKGSRMRLFMVYTAGNFIECTTDTPYLQIGEHKYGKPVLDRAMHYDVELYEALKTSLISMDSTMRSNLGVGLPIDVLVVRADACEADLNHRIEAGEPYFHDLRSRWSAALRAAHQNIPRPPYKSETETKN; this is encoded by the coding sequence ATGACCTATTGTTGCGGAATTCTGGTGCGGGACGGCCTCGTCATGATCGCGGATACCCGCACCAATGCCGGGCTCGACAACGTCTCGACCTTTCGCAAGCTGCACATTTTCTCCAAGCCCGGCGAGCGCATCATGGCGATCGCCAGCGCCGGCAATCTCGCGATCAGCCAGTCGGTGCTCTCGACCCTGACCGAAGGGCTCGAAGACCCGCACACCGGCGAGATCGAAACCCTGATGAACGCGCCGACCATGTTCCAGGCAGCCCAGCGCATCGGCCGCGCCATCCGCAACGTGCACGCCACCGAAGGCGACGCGCTGAAATCGGAAGACGTCTCGTTCGACGTCTCGTTCCTGTTCGGCGGCCAGATCAAGGGGTCGCGGATGCGGCTGTTCATGGTCTACACCGCCGGCAATTTCATCGAATGCACCACCGACACGCCCTATTTGCAGATCGGTGAGCACAAATACGGCAAGCCGGTGCTGGACCGCGCCATGCATTACGACGTCGAGCTGTATGAGGCGCTGAAGACCAGCCTGATCTCGATGGATTCGACCATGCGCTCCAATCTCGGCGTCGGTCTTCCGATCGACGTATTGGTGGTGCGCGCGGATGCCTGCGAGGCCGATCTCAATCACCGCATCGAGGCCGGCGAGCCCTATTTCCATGATCTGCGCTCGCGCTGGTCGGCGGCATTGCGCGCGGCGCATCAGAATATTCCAAGACCACCCTACAAATCCGAAACAGAAACAAAAAACTGA
- a CDS encoding usg protein produces the protein MVSQVGVVSDDFRKQVLGYGLTTAQILYRMPDHPSLLQTYVWQNYDLFPKFPALKDFLAFWQEKLDGPLFSVTVAHSKLIKPAELRAVDGVFRLH, from the coding sequence ATGGTGTCGCAGGTTGGAGTTGTTTCCGACGATTTCCGGAAGCAGGTGCTGGGTTACGGGCTGACGACGGCGCAAATTCTCTATCGGATGCCGGATCATCCCTCGCTGCTGCAGACCTATGTCTGGCAGAACTACGACCTGTTTCCGAAATTCCCGGCGTTGAAGGACTTTCTGGCCTTCTGGCAGGAAAAGCTCGACGGCCCCTTGTTCTCCGTGACTGTGGCGCATTCCAAGCTGATCAAGCCCGCCGAACTGCGCGCAGTCGACGGCGTGTTCAGGCTGCATTGA
- a CDS encoding co-chaperone GroES: MKFRPLHDRVVVKRIDAEEKTAGGIIIPDSAKEKPSQGEIVAVGPGGRDEAGKLIPIDLKVGDRVLFGKWSGTEVKIDSQELLIMKESDIMGVLTDVPASKKKAA, encoded by the coding sequence ATGAAATTCCGTCCGCTTCACGACCGCGTCGTGGTCAAGCGCATCGACGCCGAAGAGAAGACCGCAGGCGGCATCATCATTCCGGACAGTGCCAAGGAAAAGCCGTCGCAGGGCGAAATCGTCGCCGTCGGCCCCGGTGGCCGTGACGAAGCCGGCAAGCTGATCCCGATCGACCTCAAGGTCGGCGACCGCGTCCTGTTCGGCAAGTGGTCGGGCACCGAAGTCAAGATCGACAGCCAGGAGCTGCTGATCATGAAGGAAAGCGACATCATGGGCGTCCTCACCGACGTTCCCGCCTCCAAGAAGAAGGCCGCCTAA
- a CDS encoding cupin domain-containing protein, whose product MAKQKATSRAAAKTAVKKKWAGLRGAAKPSSRKTIKSKGRVSAAKPKTASKTAAKARPKQRIAISHHREEDFKADGLRAYAKYRDLGIADATHGLAQAHVIRLIGPCNPAEVSKLHYHDVEFQMVYVLKGWVKTYMEGQGETLMKEGSAWTQPPRIKHLIMDYSDDVELLEVILPAEFKTVELAS is encoded by the coding sequence ATGGCCAAGCAAAAGGCAACATCAAGAGCCGCAGCCAAAACCGCGGTGAAGAAGAAATGGGCAGGCCTCAGAGGCGCCGCCAAACCCTCATCCCGCAAGACTATCAAATCGAAGGGCCGCGTTTCCGCGGCCAAACCCAAGACAGCATCGAAGACAGCAGCGAAGGCGCGTCCGAAGCAGCGCATCGCCATCAGCCATCATCGCGAAGAGGATTTTAAGGCCGACGGCCTTCGCGCTTACGCAAAATACCGCGATCTCGGCATTGCCGATGCGACCCACGGCCTGGCGCAGGCGCATGTGATCCGCCTGATCGGGCCGTGCAATCCGGCAGAAGTCTCAAAACTGCATTACCACGACGTCGAATTCCAGATGGTCTATGTGCTCAAGGGCTGGGTGAAGACCTACATGGAAGGCCAGGGCGAGACGCTGATGAAGGAAGGCAGCGCCTGGACCCAGCCGCCGCGCATCAAGCATCTGATCATGGATTATTCGGACGACGTCGAATTGCTGGAAGTGATTTTGCCGGCGGAGTTCAAGACGGTGGAACTGGCGTCGTAG
- a CDS encoding ABC transporter substrate-binding protein → MRASRRFRQSAMSIAVLSCAMLAASPVAAQKAGGTLRLYHNDNPPSTSLLEEATIASVMPFAAVFNNLVVFDPAKVHESLETVIPDLAESWSWDPTNTKLTFKLRQGVKWHDGQPFTARDVQCTWRMLIGKGDAKDFHRNPRKVWYSKLQDVSVNGDYEATFELSEPQPSLPVLLASAFSVVYPCHVPQAVMRTRPIGTGPFKFVEFKRGDSIRLVRNPDYFKKGRPYLDEIAVRTIDSRATRMLAFATGDYDITFPSDISVPLMKDIKAQAPKAICEMTTTGTQINLLVNRVNPPFDNPEIRKAMSLALDRKAFNTILMEGDARLGGAMLAKPEGEWGMPPEMVASLTGYGPDTHKNIAEAQAIMQKLGYSDAKPLPIKIQTRNLPTYRDPAVIVADQLKKIYIVGELDILDTPRWYARLAKKDYTIGLNVTGVSVDDPDGNIVENYSCNSERNYTQYCNAEVDRLLSAQSRELDRDKRSRLVWDIERILVEDAARPIILHSSAGNCWQPYVKNFRPHDNSQYNNLRFEDVWLDK, encoded by the coding sequence ATGCGCGCCAGCCGCCGGTTCCGCCAATCAGCCATGTCCATTGCGGTGCTGAGTTGCGCGATGTTGGCCGCGAGCCCTGTCGCCGCCCAAAAAGCCGGCGGCACGCTCAGGCTCTATCACAACGACAATCCGCCCAGCACCTCGCTGCTGGAAGAAGCGACCATCGCCTCGGTGATGCCGTTTGCGGCGGTGTTCAACAACCTCGTCGTGTTCGATCCTGCCAAGGTCCACGAGAGCCTCGAGACAGTGATCCCGGATCTGGCCGAAAGCTGGTCGTGGGATCCGACCAACACCAAACTGACGTTCAAGCTGCGGCAGGGCGTGAAATGGCATGACGGCCAGCCGTTCACTGCCAGGGACGTGCAATGCACCTGGCGGATGCTGATCGGCAAGGGCGATGCCAAGGATTTTCATCGCAACCCGCGCAAGGTCTGGTACTCCAAGCTGCAGGACGTCAGCGTCAACGGCGACTATGAGGCGACCTTCGAACTCAGCGAGCCGCAACCGAGCCTGCCGGTGCTGCTCGCGAGCGCGTTTTCGGTGGTGTATCCGTGCCACGTTCCGCAGGCCGTGATGCGGACCAGGCCGATCGGCACCGGCCCGTTCAAATTCGTCGAATTCAAGCGCGGCGACTCGATCCGCCTGGTGCGAAACCCCGACTACTTCAAGAAGGGCCGCCCCTATCTCGACGAGATCGCGGTGCGGACCATCGACAGCCGCGCCACGCGCATGCTGGCGTTCGCGACCGGCGATTACGACATCACTTTTCCCTCCGACATCAGCGTTCCCCTGATGAAGGACATCAAGGCGCAGGCGCCGAAGGCGATCTGCGAAATGACCACGACGGGAACCCAGATCAATTTGCTGGTCAATCGCGTCAATCCGCCGTTCGACAATCCGGAGATCCGAAAGGCCATGTCGCTGGCGCTCGATCGCAAGGCCTTCAACACCATCCTGATGGAAGGGGACGCACGGCTGGGCGGCGCCATGCTGGCGAAGCCCGAGGGCGAATGGGGCATGCCGCCGGAAATGGTGGCGTCGCTGACGGGATATGGTCCCGACACCCACAAGAACATCGCCGAGGCGCAGGCCATCATGCAGAAGCTCGGCTACAGCGATGCCAAACCGCTGCCGATCAAGATCCAGACGCGGAACCTGCCGACCTACCGCGATCCGGCCGTCATCGTGGCCGACCAGCTCAAGAAGATCTACATCGTCGGCGAACTCGATATTCTCGACACGCCGCGATGGTATGCCAGGCTCGCCAAGAAGGATTACACCATCGGACTGAACGTCACCGGCGTCAGCGTCGACGATCCCGACGGCAATATCGTCGAGAACTATTCCTGCAATTCGGAGCGCAACTACACCCAGTACTGCAATGCCGAGGTCGACAGGCTGCTGTCGGCGCAATCGCGCGAGCTCGACCGGGACAAGCGGAGCAGGCTGGTCTGGGACATCGAACGTATCCTGGTCGAAGACGCCGCACGCCCGATCATCCTGCACTCATCGGCCGGCAATTGCTGGCAGCCCTACGTGAAGAATTTTCGCCCGCACGACAACAGCCAGTACAACAACCTGCGGTTCGAGGATGTGTGGCTGGATAAGTGA
- the groL gene encoding chaperonin GroEL (60 kDa chaperone family; promotes refolding of misfolded polypeptides especially under stressful conditions; forms two stacked rings of heptamers to form a barrel-shaped 14mer; ends can be capped by GroES; misfolded proteins enter the barrel where they are refolded when GroES binds): MSAKEVKFGVDARDRMLRGVDILANAVKVTLGPKGRNVVLDKSFGAPRITKDGVTVAKEIELEDKFENMGAQMVREVASKSADAAGDGTTTATVLAAAIVREGAKSVAAGMNPMDLKRGIDLAVEAVVADLVKNSKKVTSNEEIAQVGTISANGDAEIGKFLADAMKKVGNEGVITVEEAKSLETELDVVEGMQFDRGYISPYFVTNADKMRVEMDDAYILINEKKLSSLNELLPLLEAVVQTGKPLVIVAEDVEGEALATLVVNRLRGGLKVAAVKAPGFGDRRKAMLQDIAVLTGGQAISEDLGIKLENVTLAMLGRAKKVMIDKENTTIVNGAGKKADIEARVQQIKAQIEETTSDYDREKLQERLAKLAGGVAVIRVGGATEVEVKERKDRVDDAMHATRAAVEEGIVPGGGVALLRASEQLKKIRTQNDDQKTGVEIVRKALSWPARQIAINAGEDGSVIVGKILEKDQYAYGFDSQTGEYGNLVTKGIIDPTKVVRAAIQNAASVAALLITTEAMIAELPKKSGAGGGGMPPGGGMGGMDF; the protein is encoded by the coding sequence ATGTCAGCTAAAGAAGTCAAATTCGGTGTTGATGCCCGCGACCGCATGCTGCGCGGCGTCGACATCCTCGCCAACGCCGTCAAGGTGACGCTCGGCCCCAAGGGCCGCAACGTCGTGCTCGACAAGTCGTTCGGGGCTCCCCGCATCACCAAGGACGGCGTCACCGTCGCCAAGGAGATCGAGCTCGAGGACAAGTTCGAGAACATGGGCGCGCAGATGGTGCGCGAAGTCGCCTCCAAGTCCGCAGATGCTGCCGGCGACGGCACCACCACCGCGACCGTTCTGGCGGCTGCGATCGTCCGTGAAGGCGCCAAGTCGGTTGCCGCCGGCATGAACCCGATGGACCTGAAGCGCGGTATCGACCTGGCTGTGGAAGCCGTGGTCGCCGACCTCGTCAAGAACTCCAAGAAGGTCACCTCGAACGAGGAAATCGCCCAGGTCGGCACCATCTCCGCCAACGGCGACGCCGAAATCGGCAAGTTCCTCGCCGATGCCATGAAGAAGGTCGGCAACGAGGGCGTCATTACGGTTGAAGAAGCCAAGTCGCTCGAGACCGAACTCGACGTCGTCGAAGGCATGCAGTTCGACCGCGGCTACATCTCGCCCTACTTCGTCACCAACGCCGACAAGATGCGCGTTGAAATGGACGATGCCTACATCCTGATCAACGAGAAGAAGCTCTCCTCGCTGAACGAGCTGCTGCCGCTGCTCGAAGCCGTGGTGCAGACCGGCAAGCCGCTGGTGATCGTCGCGGAAGACGTCGAAGGCGAGGCCTTGGCCACGCTTGTTGTGAACCGTCTCCGCGGTGGTCTCAAGGTTGCCGCCGTCAAGGCTCCGGGCTTCGGCGATCGCCGCAAGGCCATGCTGCAGGACATCGCGGTGCTGACCGGTGGTCAGGCGATCTCGGAAGATCTCGGCATCAAGCTCGAGAACGTCACGCTCGCCATGCTCGGTCGCGCCAAGAAGGTGATGATCGACAAGGAGAACACCACCATCGTCAACGGCGCCGGCAAGAAGGCCGACATCGAAGCCCGCGTTCAGCAGATCAAGGCGCAGATCGAGGAAACCACCTCGGACTACGACCGCGAGAAGCTGCAGGAGCGTCTGGCCAAGCTCGCTGGCGGCGTCGCGGTGATCCGCGTCGGCGGCGCGACCGAAGTCGAAGTCAAGGAGCGCAAGGATCGGGTGGATGACGCGATGCATGCGACCCGTGCGGCGGTTGAAGAAGGCATCGTGCCGGGTGGCGGCGTCGCCCTGCTGCGTGCTTCCGAGCAGCTGAAGAAGATCCGGACCCAGAACGACGACCAGAAGACCGGCGTCGAGATCGTCCGCAAGGCGCTTTCCTGGCCGGCTCGCCAGATCGCGATCAACGCAGGCGAGGACGGCTCCGTCATCGTCGGCAAGATCCTCGAGAAGGACCAGTACGCTTACGGCTTCGACTCGCAGACCGGCGAATACGGCAACCTGGTCACCAAGGGCATCATCGACCCGACCAAGGTGGTTCGTGCGGCGATCCAGAACGCAGCTTCGGTTGCGGCTCTCCTGATCACCACCGAAGCCATGATCGCCGAACTGCCGAAGAAGTCCGGCGCCGGCGGCGGCGGTATGCCCCCGGGCGGCGGCATGGGCGGCATGGATTTCTGA
- a CDS encoding nucleoside transporter C-terminal domain-containing protein: MLQLQSAFGVLALLAIAWGLGENRRAVSLRQMAIGLAVTLVTALVLIKLPLVAKAFGAINDAVNTISAASRAGTSFVFGYLGGGALPFDLKSPGADFILAFQALPIILVMSVLTTLLFYWRVLPPIVRGMAWLLERTLGVGGAVGLSTAANIFLGMVEAPLFIRPYLAQLTRSELFLVMTGGMAGIAGTVLVLYATLLAPLIPDAAAHFVIASVLGAPAAILISLIMVPETSDKRTGGASAVPGLADADPGQVASSTMDAIVKGTASGLELLLNIIAMLLVLVALVYLANAILGLLPEIAGAKISLQRLLGYIMAPVCWLIGLPWPQAITAGSLMGTKTVLNELIAYVDLSKLGTDALDPRSRLIMLYAMCGFANFGSLGIMIGGLGTMAPTRRDEINALGLKSIVSGTLTTCLMGAIVGVIT, from the coding sequence ATGCTGCAATTGCAATCGGCGTTCGGCGTTCTGGCGTTATTGGCGATCGCCTGGGGGCTCGGCGAAAACCGCCGCGCGGTCTCGTTGCGGCAGATGGCCATCGGGCTTGCGGTCACGCTGGTGACCGCGCTGGTCCTGATCAAGCTGCCGCTGGTGGCAAAGGCGTTCGGCGCCATCAACGACGCCGTCAACACGATCTCGGCGGCTTCCCGCGCCGGCACCTCGTTCGTGTTCGGCTATCTCGGCGGCGGCGCCCTGCCCTTCGACCTCAAGTCGCCGGGCGCGGATTTCATCCTGGCGTTTCAGGCGCTGCCGATCATCCTTGTCATGAGCGTCCTGACGACGCTGCTGTTTTACTGGCGCGTGCTGCCGCCGATCGTGCGCGGCATGGCGTGGCTCTTGGAGCGCACGCTCGGCGTCGGCGGCGCGGTGGGGCTGTCGACCGCCGCCAATATCTTTCTCGGCATGGTCGAGGCGCCGCTGTTCATCCGGCCTTATCTCGCGCAACTGACCCGCAGCGAGCTCTTTTTGGTGATGACCGGCGGCATGGCGGGAATCGCCGGCACCGTGCTCGTGCTCTACGCCACGCTGCTGGCGCCGCTGATCCCCGACGCCGCCGCGCATTTCGTCATCGCGTCGGTGCTCGGCGCGCCGGCGGCGATTTTGATCAGCCTGATCATGGTGCCGGAGACGTCAGACAAGCGCACCGGCGGTGCGTCCGCGGTGCCCGGGTTGGCCGACGCCGATCCCGGCCAGGTCGCCTCCAGCACCATGGATGCGATCGTCAAGGGCACCGCGTCCGGGCTGGAGTTGCTGCTCAACATCATCGCCATGCTGCTGGTGCTGGTGGCGCTGGTCTATCTCGCCAACGCGATCCTCGGGCTGTTGCCCGAGATCGCCGGCGCCAAAATTTCGCTGCAGCGGCTGCTCGGTTACATCATGGCGCCGGTGTGCTGGCTGATAGGCCTGCCCTGGCCGCAGGCGATCACGGCGGGAAGCCTGATGGGCACAAAAACCGTGCTGAACGAGTTGATCGCCTATGTCGATCTGTCAAAGCTCGGCACGGATGCGCTCGATCCGCGTTCGCGGCTGATCATGCTTTATGCGATGTGCGGTTTTGCCAATTTCGGCAGCCTCGGCATCATGATCGGCGGCCTCGGCACCATGGCCCCGACCCGCCGCGACGAAATCAATGCGCTGGGATTGAAGTCGATCGTCTCGGGCACGCTGACGACGTGCCTGATGGGCGCGATCGTGGGGGTGATCACATGA
- a CDS encoding MFS transporter, with protein sequence MSSIMPAGAGALLKHRSFLLFLLSRSLSRFSSQIGAVAIGWQIYDLTGSAFDLGMVGLVQFLPTALLLFVAGSAADRYERKRVVQLCQFAEALTALFLAWGAYSGWLTVTHIFIATFVLGTAGAFESPTTSAMLPLITPPGSLQRATAISSGATQVATITGPALGGLAYAVMPSMPYGIMVLFWLLGAILTGGIRLLQPAAVRDAATPGDLFAGVRFVRNNPAILGTISLDLFAVLLGGATALLPIYARDILQAGPLGLGILRAAPAVGALLMTAFLARHTIHRRVGLRMFQAVIVFGAATVVFALSHWMWLSVLALAILGAADTISVVIRFSLVQLATPDEMRGRVGAVNFLFINASNQLGQFESGVTAALFGAMPAAVLGGVGTIAIALLWMKLFPALRDVEKLE encoded by the coding sequence ATGTCTTCCATCATGCCCGCGGGCGCCGGCGCTCTGCTCAAGCATCGATCCTTTCTGCTGTTTCTGCTGTCGCGCAGCCTGTCGCGGTTCTCCAGCCAGATCGGCGCGGTGGCGATCGGCTGGCAGATCTATGACCTGACCGGCAGCGCGTTCGACCTCGGCATGGTCGGGCTGGTTCAGTTTCTGCCCACCGCGCTGTTGCTGTTCGTAGCCGGCAGCGCCGCAGATCGTTACGAGCGCAAGCGCGTCGTGCAGCTTTGCCAGTTTGCCGAAGCGCTGACGGCGCTGTTTCTCGCCTGGGGCGCCTATTCGGGCTGGCTGACGGTAACGCATATTTTCATCGCCACCTTCGTGCTGGGAACGGCGGGGGCGTTCGAGAGCCCGACGACATCGGCGATGCTGCCGCTGATCACGCCGCCGGGTTCGCTACAGCGCGCGACCGCGATCTCGAGCGGTGCCACGCAAGTCGCCACCATCACCGGGCCGGCGCTCGGCGGTCTCGCTTATGCCGTGATGCCCAGCATGCCCTATGGCATCATGGTGCTGTTCTGGCTGTTGGGAGCGATCCTGACCGGCGGCATTCGCCTGCTGCAACCGGCTGCGGTCAGGGATGCGGCGACGCCGGGCGATCTGTTCGCCGGCGTCAGGTTCGTTCGCAACAATCCTGCGATCCTCGGCACGATCTCGCTCGATCTGTTCGCGGTGCTGCTCGGTGGCGCCACCGCGCTGTTGCCGATCTATGCGCGGGATATCCTTCAGGCCGGGCCGCTCGGCCTCGGCATCCTGCGCGCCGCGCCCGCGGTCGGTGCCTTGCTGATGACCGCGTTCCTCGCGCGCCACACCATCCACCGCCGCGTCGGATTACGCATGTTTCAGGCCGTGATCGTGTTCGGCGCGGCCACCGTCGTGTTCGCGCTGTCGCACTGGATGTGGCTGTCGGTGCTGGCGCTCGCGATCCTCGGCGCCGCCGATACCATCAGCGTGGTGATCCGGTTTTCGCTGGTGCAGCTGGCGACGCCCGACGAGATGCGCGGCCGCGTCGGTGCGGTGAATTTCCTGTTCATCAACGCCTCCAACCAGCTCGGCCAGTTCGAAAGCGGCGTCACCGCAGCGCTGTTCGGCGCGATGCCGGCCGCCGTGCTCGGCGGCGTCGGCACCATCGCCATCGCGCTATTGTGGATGAAGCTGTTTCCGGCGCTGCGGGATGTGGAGAAGCTGGAGTAG